A window from Chryseobacterium vaccae encodes these proteins:
- a CDS encoding MBL fold metallo-hydrolase — protein MKIEQIYTGCLAQGAYYIVSENEAVIIDPLREVKPYLDRLEKDNVTLKYIFETHFHADFVSGHLDLSKKTGAPIVYGPTAQPEFEAVIAEDNQIFEIGKIKIKVLHTPGHTMESSTFLLIDENGTETAIFTGDTLFLGDVGRPDLAQKATSLTQEDLAGILYDSLQNKIMPLDDSITVYPAHGAGSACGKNMQKETVDILGNQKRTNYALNQPDKESFIREVLDGLTAPPKYFGMNVAMNKGGYESLDVVMNKGLTPVPANDFEALAEETGALILDTRSPVEFHKGFIPNSVNIGLKGDFAPWVGTLIVDVKHPLLLVTDEGTEEEVITRLSRVGFDNVLGYLDGSFNAWKNAGNETDEIKRISPTEFAEQFDDNSIVIDVRKLGEYTSEHIDNAYNKPLDTISDWVHSIDDSEHFFLHCAGGYRSMIAASILNSHGIRNFTEIEGGFNGIKKTEKLPTTDFVCQSKTL, from the coding sequence ATGAAAATTGAACAAATATATACGGGCTGTCTGGCTCAGGGAGCTTATTATATTGTATCAGAAAACGAAGCTGTTATTATAGATCCACTCAGAGAGGTAAAGCCTTACCTTGACCGTCTGGAGAAAGACAATGTTACTTTAAAATATATTTTTGAAACTCATTTTCACGCTGATTTTGTCTCAGGACACCTGGATCTGAGCAAAAAAACAGGTGCCCCTATTGTATACGGACCTACTGCTCAGCCTGAATTTGAGGCTGTCATTGCTGAAGACAACCAGATCTTCGAGATTGGAAAAATAAAAATAAAGGTTCTTCATACTCCGGGTCACACCATGGAAAGTTCTACATTCCTTCTGATTGATGAAAACGGAACTGAAACTGCTATTTTCACTGGAGACACGTTGTTCCTTGGTGATGTAGGAAGACCTGATCTTGCTCAAAAAGCCACCAGCCTTACCCAGGAAGATCTTGCCGGAATTCTATATGACAGTCTTCAGAATAAGATTATGCCTTTGGATGACAGCATAACGGTTTACCCTGCACACGGTGCCGGTTCGGCCTGTGGAAAGAATATGCAGAAAGAAACCGTAGATATTTTAGGAAATCAGAAAAGAACCAATTACGCTTTAAATCAGCCGGATAAAGAATCTTTTATCAGGGAAGTGCTTGACGGACTTACAGCCCCGCCAAAATATTTCGGAATGAACGTTGCCATGAACAAAGGCGGTTATGAAAGCCTGGATGTGGTAATGAACAAAGGGCTTACTCCTGTTCCTGCAAATGATTTTGAGGCATTGGCAGAAGAAACAGGCGCTTTGATTCTGGATACCAGAAGCCCTGTAGAGTTTCACAAAGGATTCATCCCTAATTCTGTGAATATTGGCTTAAAAGGAGATTTTGCACCATGGGTAGGAACTCTTATCGTAGATGTAAAGCACCCGTTACTGCTGGTAACTGATGAAGGAACTGAAGAAGAGGTAATCACTAGATTGAGCAGAGTTGGTTTTGATAATGTATTGGGATATCTGGACGGAAGTTTCAACGCATGGAAAAATGCTGGCAATGAAACGGATGAGATCAAAAGAATTTCTCCGACAGAGTTTGCGGAACAGTTTGATGATAATTCAATTGTTATTGATGTAAGAAAGCTTGGTGAATATACTTCCGAACATATAGACAATGCTTACAACAAACCTCTGGATACCATCAGTGACTGGGTACACAGTATTGATGATTCTGAACATTTCTTCCTTCATTGTGCCGGAGGATACCGAAGCATGATAGCAGCAAGCATCCTTAACTCACACGGAATCAGAAATTTCACTGAAATAGAAGGTGGATTTAATGGAATCAAAAAAACAGAAAAACTTCCGACAACTGATTTTGTATGCCAGTCAAAAACGTTGTAA
- a CDS encoding thioredoxin family protein produces the protein MSQKFQEIINSERPVLIDFFATWCQPCKVQSSVLNTVKENVGEGARIIKVDVDQYPAIAAQYGVRGVPTLAVFKNGELLWKESGVHDVNTLTELLKQYA, from the coding sequence ATGTCACAAAAATTTCAGGAAATCATTAACTCGGAGAGACCGGTACTTATTGACTTTTTCGCAACATGGTGCCAACCGTGCAAAGTACAGTCTTCTGTTTTGAATACTGTAAAGGAAAACGTAGGCGAAGGAGCCAGAATCATAAAAGTAGATGTAGACCAGTATCCAGCCATAGCGGCTCAATATGGGGTACGGGGTGTTCCTACTCTCGCGGTTTTCAAAAACGGTGAACTTTTATGGAAAGAAAGCGGAGTTCACGATGTTAATACATTGACGGAACTGCTTAAACAATATGCTTAA
- a CDS encoding rhodanese-like domain-containing protein — MKGTIFGFIFTLSLALTSCNTTSKTITPRTNLREVVNSSDVTLVDVRIPEQYSAGTAKGAINIPLAEIQNNIDALKGKKVVVFCNKGIQADQAMEILKKNGMEAYDGTSWKNVKAIQDEKQSGKP; from the coding sequence ATGAAAGGAACAATTTTCGGATTCATTTTCACATTATCTTTAGCGTTAACATCCTGCAATACAACCAGTAAGACAATCACTCCAAGGACAAACCTCCGTGAAGTGGTTAACAGTTCAGATGTTACCTTAGTGGATGTAAGAATTCCTGAACAGTATAGTGCGGGAACGGCAAAAGGTGCTATCAACATTCCTCTGGCAGAAATACAAAATAATATTGATGCTCTTAAAGGAAAGAAAGTTGTTGTTTTCTGTAATAAAGGGATTCAGGCAGATCAGGCCATGGAAATTTTAAAGAAAAACGGGATGGAGGCTTACGATGGAACCAGCTGGAAAAATGTAAAAGCCATTCAGGATGAAAAACAATCCGGAAAACCATAA